One genomic region from Antedon mediterranea chromosome 3, ecAntMedi1.1, whole genome shotgun sequence encodes:
- the LOC140043820 gene encoding kelch-like protein 26 gives MDSTINVNLNRSKSMSPGRTKDASSTSLVNNLSPRRGRRKKISMKEINLSPRRRPSRRTPGTNHVMDDLNRLRLDGHYCDVTLIADGKRHLAHKNILVASSPYFKELFEAKGNQDKSEFRLIGVRSSALSVVLGVVYTSSLNASDVSELDDLRETLRTAYTLRIEVVNVVCGKFMIARLKCKNCVDYFLLTKEFHMDDIRNEVVEYIAKSFGEVIDSNLHLNLSCQQIIHFLSRDDLSAKSEISIFEAVMEWLRSDWQDRKDYAPLIMTHIRFPLIHPNDIVNKVQVEEALMDIPECRTLITEAMSYHLLPHHQHSFQTLTRATTDVFVVLGGEDMQGLTSEQTYVCDIETNVWKPFTDMPIRRLDLAVATMDNFLYVAGGQFSGDSLGIDSIGTVHQYNPRFDTWRQLCPMKKRRSLFSLDGMNTYLYAVGGKNTQGGLASVERYDSGTDSWEYVAPLTLHTFGHSSAVVGGKLFITGGVVDGGHFSNALQVYDPNHDKWTFKAPMSSTRAFHVMCSVGKKIYVIGGNTRDSKNRRVDCRAVECYDTKNEQWSTLARMPIGVSLAGVCVYSKCVYVIGGYTGKFSDRHSEVQKYDIETDKWKIVCNLPECVIRHRCCILSVPQSRLL, from the exons ATGGACAGCACGATAAATGTGAATTTG aATAGGAGCAAATCGATGAGCCCTGGGAGGACAAAGGATGCGTCTTCTACATCACTCGTCAACAATCTATCGCCTAGGCGTGGACGTAGGAAAAAAATATCTatgaaagaaattaatttatccCCAAGAAGACGACCTTCCCGCCGAACGCCCGGGACAAACCATGTAATGGACGACCTGAACAGACTTCGTCTGGACGGACATTACTGTGACGTCACTCTTATTGCAGACGGTAAACGACATCTCGCGCATAAGAATATTTTAGTGGCGAGTAGTCCGTATTTTAAAGAGTTGTTTGAAGCCAAAGGTAACCAAGACAAGTCGGAATTTAGGTTGATTGGTGTCCGCAGCTCAGCATTGTCTGTTGTTCTTGGTGTTGTGTACACTTCCAGTCTGAATGCTTCCGATGTTAGCGAACTTGACGACTTGCGGGAAACGCTTCGAACTGCGTACACTTTACGTATAGAAGTAGTTAATGTCGTCTGCGGGAAGTTTATGATCGCGCGTTTGAAGTGTAAGAATTGTGTAGATTATTTTTTGCTCACAAAAGAGTTCCACATGGACGATATCAGGAATGAGGTTGTTGAGTATATTGCCAAGAGTTTTGGTGAAGTCATTGATAGTAATCTCCATTTAAATCTGTCTTGCCAACAGATAATTCACTTTTTAAGTAGAGATGATCTATCGGCAAAGTCTGAGATTTCGATTTTTGAAGCTGTTATGGAATGGTTACGAAGCGATTGGCAAGACCGAAAAGACTACGCCCCTCTTATTATGACCCACATTCGTTTTCCTTTGATACATCCCAATGACATCGTAAACAAAGTCCAAGTTGAGGAAGCTTTAATGGACATACCAGAGTGTCGAACATTGATTACAGAGGCAATGTCATACCATTTGTTACCACACCATCAGCATTCCTTCCAAACTCTAACACGTGCAACAACGGACGTATTTGTTGTCTTAGGTGGTGAGGATATGCAAGGGTTAACCAGTGAACAAACATACGTATGTGATATTGAGACAAACGTCTGGAAACCGTTCACAGACATGCCAATTCGAAGACTCGATTTAGCTGTGGCCACCATGGATAATTTCTTGTACGTAGCTGGTGGCCAGTTCTCTGGTGATTCCTTAGGCATTGACAGCATTGGCACGGTTCACCAGTATAATCCACGGTTTGATACATGGCGTCAACTCTGTCCTATGAAAAAGAGACGCTCGCTTTTCTCTTTAGATGGAATGAATACGTATCTGTATGCAGTTGGTGGGAAGAATACTCAAGGAGGATTGGCAAGCGTTGAAAGGTATGACAGTGGCACGGACTCTTGGGAGTACGTCGCACCTCTGACGCTTCACACATTTGGGCATAGCAGCGCAGTTGTAGGCGGTAAACTTTTCATCACCGGCGGAGTCGTTGACGGTGGACATTTCAGCAATGCATTACAAGTTTACGATCCAAACCATGATAAATGGACGTTTAAAGCGCCAATGTCTTCGACAAGAGCCTTCCATGTCATGTGTTCCGTGGGTAAGAAAATATACGTCATAGGCGGCAACACGCGGGATAGTAAAAATCGACGAGTTGATTGTCGCGCTGTTGAATGTTACGATACAAAAAATGAACAGTGGTCGACGTTAGCGCGTATGCCGATTGGGGTTAGTTTAGCAGGTGTGTGCGTTTATAGCAAATGCGTGTACGTTATTGGCGGATATACTGGCAAGTTTTCTGACAGACATTCTGAGGTTCAAAAGTATGATATTGAAACCGACAAATGGaaaattgtttgtaatttaCCAGAGTGCGTAATCAGACACAGGTGTTGTATACTATCTGTACCACAATCACGCTTACTTTGA
- the LOC140045169 gene encoding uncharacterized protein, which translates to MNPTVLYIWLYFMYMRNKRRNTLLKEVTDEDNEEEVHLTKYQDRVQKSRRRFLRDVDRRSREYRRARLGRWVHFLTYGVGLGYMVDRRIWCKIRMQGVFWQAIIEGTFTEEDWKQNFRMKKTTFEYLCGQLHNRLFKSDTCFRKSISVKLKVAITLWRLGTNCEYRSIGHLFGVASSTACKIVIETCSAIVDVLQEQYIRFPEGQRLREVVAGFETQFGFPQCAGAIDGTHLPIIGPVKFHADYYNRKGFYSIIMQAVCDHQYRFTDIYIGWLGKVHDARVFANSPFYDDLCQGNLLPDLPKDIDGVQVPLVILGDPAYPLLPTVMKGYSDNGRLTERQVTFNYRLSRARMVIEGCFGRLKGRWRCLLKRNDTKLEYLPTQIAAACTLHNICELFGDEIEMGVANLDLYNEPVLAAIENNIEVNGPSGHTIREALANHFQREGI; encoded by the exons atgaaccccactgttttatatatatggctgtattttatgtatatgcgAAACAAGCGAaggaatactttattgaaagaagTCACAGATGAGGATAATGAAGAGGAGGTTCATTTGACAAAATATCAAGATCGTGTTCAAAAGAGTAGAAGACGTTTTCTGAGAGATGTTGACAGGCGCTCAAGGGAGTATCGCCGTGCTAGGCTAGGCCGGTGGGTACACTTTCTGACATACGGTGTTGGCCTTGGATACATGGTTGACAGGCGAATCTGGTGCAAAATTCGGATGCAGGGTGTATTTTGGCAGGCTATTATAGAAGGCACATTTACTGAAGAAGACTGGAAACAAAATTTTAGAATGAAAAAAACCACGTTTGAATATTTATGTGGTCAACTTCATAATCGTCTTTTTAAATCAGACACTTGTTTTAGAAAATCAATTAGTGTAAAATTAAAAGTGGCAATTACACTTTGGAGGCTTGGTACTAATTGCGAATACAGATCAATAGGCCACTTATTTGGTGTTGCATCCTCTACTGCATGTAAAATTGTTATAGAGACATGTAGTGCAATAGTTGATGTTTTACAAGAACAATATATAAGATTTCCAGAAGGACAGAGACTGAGAGAAGTGGTGGCTGGTTTTGAGACACAATTTGGTTTTCCCCAATGTGCTGGAGCAATAGATGGCACACACCTTCCCATAATTGGACCAGTCAAATTTCATGCCGATTACTATAACCGCAAGggtttttattcaattataatGCAGGCTGTTTGTGACCACCAGTACCG ATTTACCGACATCTACATCGGATGGCTGGGAAAGGTACATGACGCCAGGGTTTTTGCGAATTCTCCTTTCTATGACGACTTGTGTCAAGGAAATCTCCTCCCAGAT cTTCCCAAAGATATTGATGGCGTTCAAGTCCCATTGGTTATACTTGGAGATCCGGCCTATCCCCTACTCCCAACAGTTATGAAAGGTTACTCAGACAATGGAAGGCTCACTGAAAGACAAGTTACGTTTAACTACCGATTAAGTAGAGCCCGAATGGTAATTGAAGGGTGCTTTGGCAGGCTAAAAGGAAGATGGCGGTGTCTTTTAAAACGCAACGACACAAAGTTGGAATACCTTCCCACCCAGATAGCTGCAGCGTGTACTCTCCATAACATATGCGAGTTGTTTGGGGATGAAATTGAAATGGGGGTTGCAAATCTTGATTTATATAATGAACCAGTACTAGCAGCCATTGAAAATAACATTGAGGTTAATGGTCCATCAGGTCATACTATACGTGAAGCACTGGCCAATCACTTTCAACGAGAAGGCatataa
- the LOC140044271 gene encoding uncharacterized protein: MSENRGSNWTYEEVLGLLGIWAEEKIQAQMDGSVRNAGVYRIISDKLLRESGIVRNALQVQRKIKKLKADYKKVADNNKKSGASRKTCKHFEELDAILGSRPEMNPPEIVCSRRRQHQKPGGGGGGGGGENDEPSTSSGSSSTRPSSSSSDTDNDDDDVGLVVEEGTAVVVEPPLPAHQATPPAAHQATPPAAHLATPPATHLATPTYNGRNQPNPKKAKKGKAEQALDAMTKAFLKSEKERDEQHWAMEKRNRDEQRIWEMEQAKEYRLWEEKRKAEREEGMEKRRKEDMDREERMRNQDREHEMRMMSMMCQMFNNSQQQQPSSDQPTYYNM, translated from the exons ATGTCTGAAAATCGTGGTTCCAATTGGACATACGAGGAGGTACTTGGGTTGCTCGGGATTTGGGCCGAGGAAAAAATACAGGCTCAAATGGACGGTAGCGTCCGAAACGCAGGCGTCTATCGGATTATTTCCGACAAGCTCCTACGTGAAAGTGGGATTGTTCGGAACGCACTGCAAGTGcaaaggaaaataaaaaaattaaaagcgGACTACAAGAAGGTGGccgataataataaaaagagtGGGGCAAGCAGGAAAACATGCAAGCATTTTGAGGAGCTGGACGCAATACTTGGGTCCAGGCCTGAAATGAACCCGCCGGAAATTGTCTGTTCCCGCCGGCGTCAACATCAAAAACccggaggaggaggaggaggaggaggaggagaaaATGACGAACCGAGCACTTCCTctggtagtagtagtactaggcctagtagtagtagcagcgATACAGATA atgacgatgatgatgtaggcctagtagtagaggAAGGAACAGCCGTAGTAGTAGAACCACCATTGCCAGCCCATCAAGCTACACCACCAGCAGCCCATCAAGCTACACCACCAGCAGCCCATCTAGCCACACCCCCAGCAACCCATCTAGCCACACCCACTTACAACG GTAGAAACCAACCAAACccaaaaaaggcaaaaaaaggAAAGGCAGAGCAGGCATTAGATGCTATGACGAAGGCATTTTTAAAGTCGGAGAAAGAAAGAGACGAGCAACACTGGGCAATGGAGAAGAGGAACAGAGACGAGCAAAGGATATGGGAGATGGAACAAGCGAAGGAATACAGGTTATGGGAAGAGAAGAGAAAGGCAGAACGAGAAGAAGGCATGGAAAAAAGACGAAAGGAAGACATGGACAGGGAAGAAAGAATGCGAAACCAGGATAGAGAACATGAAATGCGTATGATGTCGATGATGTGCCAGATGTTCAATAATAGTCAACAACAACAGCCATCTTCAGACCAACCAACATACTACAACATGTAG